In one Nicotiana sylvestris chromosome 8, ASM39365v2, whole genome shotgun sequence genomic region, the following are encoded:
- the LOC138875807 gene encoding uncharacterized protein: MAKTYKEYTEADKKPVEKNFRAKKILECGIGPEEYNRISTYDTAKEIWEALKIAHEGTTQVKQYKIVMLTIEYELFKMSDDESIQYMHTRFASIINKLHSLGETIPRNKLVRKILSILPRYWESKVNVITESKDI; the protein is encoded by the coding sequence ATGGCAAAAACCTATAAAGAGTACACTGAAGCAGACAAGAAGCctgtggagaagaattttcgtgcTAAGAAAATTCTAGAATGTGGAATAGGACCTGAAGAGTACAATAGAATCTCCACCTACGATACTGCCAAagagatatgggaagctttgaAAATAGCTCATGAGGGAACCACACAAGTAAAACAATATAAGATTGTTATGCTCACTATCGAGTATGAACTCTTCAAAATGAGTGATGATGAATCCATTCAATATATGCACACAAGATTCGCTTCCATCATAAATaagttacactcacttggtgaaactattcctaGAAACAAGCTAGTAAGGAAAATTCTCAGCATTCTGCCAAGATACTGGGAAAGCAAAGTGAATGTtattactgaatcaaaggacatatag